The Gemmatimonadaceae bacterium genome includes a region encoding these proteins:
- a CDS encoding RsmD family RNA methyltransferase, with amino-acid sequence MRIVGGKFAGWDLTSPNDFRVRPTGELVRVAMLDRLVNVLTGARILDLFAGTGALGLEALSRGAATADFVETRASSLHALKANIVLLRARDRTRVFKKDALRFAAALREGSYDVAFVDPPYESRMLDRVIEGWQLTRFSAILVAQHATTHTLPPGAELERFGETSVSFYGLRAAR; translated from the coding sequence ATGAGGATCGTGGGCGGGAAATTCGCGGGATGGGACCTCACGTCGCCCAACGATTTCCGCGTCCGGCCTACCGGGGAGCTCGTGCGTGTAGCAATGCTCGACCGGCTGGTGAATGTACTCACGGGAGCCCGCATCCTGGATCTGTTTGCCGGCACAGGCGCACTGGGGCTCGAAGCGCTCTCACGCGGAGCCGCCACGGCGGACTTTGTCGAGACGCGCGCATCGAGTCTGCATGCGCTCAAGGCGAACATCGTATTGCTCCGTGCGCGCGACCGAACCCGCGTGTTCAAGAAAGACGCGCTCCGCTTTGCCGCCGCGCTCCGCGAAGGCAGCTATGACGTCGCCTTCGTGGACCCGCCCTATGAGTCGCGGATGCTGGACCGCGTGATCGAGGGTTGGCAGCTGACCCGCTTCTCCGCGATACTGGTCGCCCAGCACGCGACGACTCACACGTTGCCACCGGGCGCGGAGCTCGAGAGGTTCGGCGAGACGAGCGTGAGTTTCTACGGTTTGCGTGCCGCCCGATAG
- a CDS encoding aminoacetone oxidase family FAD-binding enzyme, with product MPPDSTSQAPRRVVVIGAGAAGSMAAIFAATAGAETTLLERTRDGGRKILISGGGRCNVLPMRVDESRFVTDSSPHLLRKILRSWPLAEQIAFFEHELRLPLAEEPESAKLFPVSNKARDVRDGLLAYAARAGATLRMNTLVAGFETHDDCWRVECNGAPPIDADAVIVATGGLSVPNTGSDGLGLRELARLGHTMHPVYAALTPITASGSIFGALSGVSLRVTLSARDDVAKRSATASGGFLFTHQGYSGPALLDVSHVAVRSRAKSPALARLTVKWTELGADECEAALRPQGNRTVTGALRALLPDRLVTMLLTLAQVDPTRSLAELRKDERRRVIDILVATALPWNGDEGYRKAEVTGGGVSLAEVDPRTMESRRHVGLFICGEVLDAFGPVGGYNFLWAWATGRAAGLGAAMSAR from the coding sequence GTGCCGCCCGATAGCACTTCCCAAGCGCCGCGGCGCGTCGTCGTCATCGGCGCGGGTGCAGCCGGCTCAATGGCAGCCATTTTTGCCGCCACGGCCGGCGCCGAGACCACGCTCCTCGAGCGCACTCGCGACGGCGGCCGGAAGATCCTGATCAGCGGCGGCGGCCGCTGCAACGTGCTCCCGATGCGCGTCGACGAATCTCGCTTCGTCACGGATTCCTCACCGCATCTGCTCCGGAAGATTCTCCGTTCGTGGCCGTTGGCCGAGCAGATCGCGTTCTTCGAACACGAGCTTCGCCTGCCGCTCGCCGAGGAACCGGAATCGGCGAAGCTGTTCCCGGTATCGAACAAGGCTCGCGACGTACGCGATGGACTTCTCGCGTACGCCGCACGAGCCGGCGCGACGCTGCGCATGAACACCCTCGTCGCCGGGTTCGAAACGCATGACGATTGTTGGCGCGTCGAGTGCAACGGCGCGCCGCCAATCGACGCCGATGCCGTCATCGTCGCGACTGGCGGCCTCTCGGTGCCGAACACGGGGAGCGATGGTCTCGGCCTTCGAGAGTTGGCGCGGCTGGGTCACACGATGCACCCCGTGTACGCCGCGCTCACTCCAATCACGGCTTCCGGCTCGATCTTCGGCGCGCTCAGCGGCGTATCGCTCCGCGTCACGCTATCGGCGCGTGATGACGTGGCGAAACGCAGCGCCACCGCGAGCGGCGGCTTCCTGTTCACGCATCAGGGCTACAGCGGGCCGGCGCTACTCGACGTGTCGCACGTCGCGGTTCGGTCACGCGCCAAATCGCCTGCGTTGGCGCGACTGACGGTGAAGTGGACGGAGCTCGGCGCCGACGAATGCGAAGCGGCGCTGCGCCCGCAGGGCAATCGCACGGTGACGGGAGCGCTGCGAGCGTTGCTGCCGGACCGTCTCGTCACGATGCTTCTGACGTTGGCGCAGGTCGACCCAACGCGGTCGCTCGCCGAGCTTCGAAAAGATGAGCGCCGCCGAGTCATTGATATCCTAGTGGCGACTGCGCTGCCTTGGAATGGCGACGAAGGATACCGAAAGGCGGAGGTTACCGGAGGCGGCGTCAGTCTCGCCGAAGTGGACCCGCGCACGATGGAGAGCCGGCGTCATGTGGGACTGTTCATTTGTGGTGAAGTACTCGATGCGTTTGGTCCAGTCGGCGGATACAACTTCCTTTGGGCCTGGGCGACGGGGCGCGCGGCAGGACTCGGCGCGGCAATGAGCGCGCGGTAA